In Acidaminococcus timonensis, one DNA window encodes the following:
- a CDS encoding biotin transporter BioY: MTHTRNLMGAALFAALMIVSSYVTIPIGPVPITLQTFMAMLAGFLLGPAWGTVSVFVWLLLGCLGLPVFNQGQSGIVMLAGPTGGFLISFLLVAFLSGKISYGKSGDSLLKNFVYLALTMVVCYAVGALGFKLSFAYFLHKPMTWDKTLALAVLPFLPLDILKSFLVAFLGIRIRRALKAGGLWKA, translated from the coding sequence ATGACCCACACAAGAAATTTGATGGGAGCGGCTCTGTTTGCCGCTCTGATGATCGTCAGCTCCTATGTGACCATTCCCATTGGGCCGGTGCCCATTACCCTGCAGACGTTCATGGCCATGCTGGCCGGTTTTCTGCTGGGTCCGGCCTGGGGGACTGTCAGTGTTTTCGTCTGGCTGCTGCTGGGCTGCCTGGGGCTTCCGGTGTTCAACCAGGGCCAGTCGGGCATCGTGATGCTGGCCGGCCCTACGGGAGGTTTCCTGATCAGTTTCCTCCTTGTGGCCTTCCTGTCCGGCAAGATCAGCTATGGCAAAAGCGGGGACAGCCTGCTGAAGAATTTTGTCTATCTGGCCCTCACCATGGTGGTGTGCTACGCCGTAGGTGCCCTTGGGTTCAAACTGAGCTTTGCGTATTTCCTGCATAAACCCATGACCTGGGATAAGACACTGGCCCTGGCCGTCCTGCCCTTCCTGCCTCTGGACATCCTGAAAAGCTTCCTGGTGGCCTTCCTGGGCATCCGCATCCGGAGAGCGCTGAAAGCCGGGGGACTGTGGAAAGCGTAA
- a CDS encoding biotin--[acetyl-CoA-carboxylase] ligase → MRNEILKILRDKAPEPVSGEELARTLGITRTAIWKHIQVLKEEGYGIEAFTKKGYVLTSVPDKLLPSEIGEKLHTRFLGRHICYEESVVSSNEVLKKLAEQGAADGTVCVAEEQTGGKGRLRRGWFSPKGKGLWFSVLLKPSFLPQEAPKMTLLAAVAVVQAIREVCGVEAQIKWPNDVLLEGKKLVGILTEMSAEFGHINYLVCGTGINVCVPKEMVPGDLRASAISIADVTGGKVDRVALLARVLDCMELYYEEACQNGFGAVFDQWRKYSITLGKQVKVIAPDKTYVGTAVDIDSMGALQVRKEDGTVETVLAGDVSIRPARGKGKYA, encoded by the coding sequence ATGCGGAATGAAATCTTGAAGATCTTGCGTGACAAGGCTCCGGAACCGGTTTCCGGAGAAGAACTGGCCAGGACCCTGGGCATTACCCGGACAGCCATCTGGAAGCACATCCAGGTCCTGAAGGAAGAGGGATACGGCATCGAAGCGTTTACGAAAAAGGGATATGTACTCACCAGCGTACCGGATAAGCTGCTGCCCTCGGAAATCGGAGAAAAGCTCCATACCCGGTTCCTGGGCCGTCACATCTGCTACGAAGAAAGTGTGGTCAGTTCCAATGAAGTGCTGAAGAAACTGGCGGAGCAGGGGGCTGCCGACGGCACTGTCTGCGTGGCTGAGGAACAGACCGGAGGCAAGGGCCGGCTGAGACGGGGCTGGTTCAGCCCCAAGGGCAAGGGACTGTGGTTCTCTGTACTGCTGAAACCTTCGTTCCTGCCCCAGGAAGCGCCCAAGATGACCCTGCTGGCCGCAGTGGCTGTGGTACAGGCCATCCGGGAAGTCTGTGGGGTAGAAGCCCAGATCAAGTGGCCCAATGACGTGCTGCTGGAAGGGAAGAAACTGGTGGGCATCCTGACAGAGATGAGTGCCGAATTCGGGCATATCAACTACCTGGTGTGCGGTACCGGCATCAATGTATGCGTCCCGAAGGAAATGGTCCCGGGGGACCTGCGGGCTTCGGCCATTTCCATTGCGGATGTGACCGGCGGCAAGGTGGACCGGGTGGCGCTCCTGGCCAGGGTGCTGGATTGCATGGAACTGTATTATGAGGAAGCCTGCCAAAATGGATTCGGGGCCGTTTTCGACCAGTGGAGAAAGTATTCCATCACCCTGGGGAAACAGGTGAAGGTGATCGCACCGGATAAGACCTATGTGGGTACGGCCGTGGATATCGACAGCATGGGGGCTCTGCAGGTCCGGAAGGAAGACGGTACTGTGGAAACGGTGCTGGCCGGGGATGTTTCCATCCGTCCGGCCCGGGGAAAGGGGAAATACGCATGA